The Trichosurus vulpecula isolate mTriVul1 chromosome 4, mTriVul1.pri, whole genome shotgun sequence genome contains a region encoding:
- the HAP1 gene encoding huntingtin-associated protein 1: protein LAKLDEQSPPKGHLDVPEAAALCDATTLTELCNDVPEVEIITLLGEQLPHYKLRADSVFGYEHHDWIQTPMVPPDVSQHLTPTQIQETLQYFLLCSERVSQVTKTYHDIDAVTSLLEEKERDLELAARIGQSLLKQNCSLSKQNELLEEQLEFAREEIAQLRHEVAMRDNLLHLYTDTVEESEPSSAAPTPLRHCDSSVSLQHCIQLDTLQQKLKGLEEENQQLRLEATSIVTETCQYEDQEQQLMLDCVEQFSEVSQQVAMLTEELARKTEDQARQQEEISVLLAQIVGLQQRCRAYGTEMEELQQHLASAKEAQRKLRTEVQDLQEKYAECDGLLNEAQEELKKLRLQSLPTGTISHHNSMYSLPLDSLAAEIKGTMRKGTESPLSSDYRNLRRVFDTVKAVNQGSRSRSGSLHRLPGSPPPSVAGSPSGSPTTNRHHSDRSHLLEEASGEEEEKKVGCPGTPGSQDLALALQRLAAWQEAQVAEPILGKLDGDAESSSGVLTPSGSLLSCSSDARGGSIFSMGSLAYLPDKLQIVKPLEGSVTLHHWQQLAQPHLAGILDPRPGVLTKDFHQLDVDVEKIYSLQDPEEDEEEEEKAPPAQDKAHPLLLHSVNNLPQTPATYTITTCRLVRPSSDVTFVTPSLCYSATPCCSPAEGISPIHPPPPQPLLSLLKEQGISAITEPTLFPSLVPGWRGWPLGSFGLARERHQDGWGISRWGGRRVGQERTNGFSVNLVQKLRQLGLDCVVARGASKGWHVGAREPPDPGPAPRQGTG, encoded by the exons CTGGCCAAACTGGATGAGCAGAGCCCCCCAAAGGGACACCTGGATGTGCCTGAGGCAGCTGCCCTCTGTGATGCCACCACTCTTACTG AACTCTGTAATGATGTGCCTGAGGTGGAGATCATCACCCTTCTTGGGGAGCAGCTGCCCCATTACAAGCTTCGAGCTGACTCTGTCTTCGGCTATGAACATCATGACTGGATTCAGACTCCAATGGTACCCCCTGATGTCTCCCAACACCTGACACCCACCCAGATCCAGGAAACCCTGCAATATTTCT TGCTCTGCTCCGAGAGAGTCAGCCAAGTTACCAAGACCTATCATGATATTGATGCTGTGACCAGCCTACTGGAAGAG AAAGAACGGGACTTGGAGCTGGCAGCTCGGATTGGCCAATCTCTGCTGAAACAGAATTGTTCCTTGTCTAAGCAGAATGAGTTACTGGAAGAGCAGCTGGAGTTCGCCAGGGAGGAG ATTGCCCAGCTTCGGCATGAAGTGGCTATGCGTGACAATCTCCTCCACCTCTATACAGACACTGTTGAGGAAAGTGAGCCCTCCAGCGCTGCCCCTACTCC ACTCCGCCATTGTgattcctcagtttctcttcagCATTGTATCCAGTTGGACACCCTGCAACAGAAGCTGAAGGGCCTGGAGGAAGAGAACCAGCAGCTCAGGCTGGAG GCCACCAGCATCGTCACGGAGACCTGCCAGTATGAGGACCAGGAGCAGCAGCTGATGTTGGATTGTGTGGAGCAGTTCT CGGAGGTGAGCCAACAGGTAGCTATGTTGACAGAGGAACTGGCCCGAAAAACAGAGGACCAGGCCCGTCAACAGGAGGAGATCAGCGTGCTCCTGGCCCAGATTGTGGGGCTCCAGCAGCGGTGCCGGGCG TATGGGACAGAGATGGAAGAGCTCCAGCAGCACCTGGCATCAGCCAAAGAGGCCCAGAGGAAACTTCGGACAGAG GTGCAAGACTTGCAAGAAAAATATGCTGAGTGTGATGGATTGCTGAATGAAGCCCAGGAAGAACTTAAAAAACTCCGTCTCCAAAGCCTGCCCACTGGCACGATCAGCCACCATAACAGCATGTATAGCCTGCCATTG GATTCCTTGGCTGCAGAGATCAAAGGGACAATGAGAAAGGGAACTGAGAGTCCTTTGTCTTCTGATTACAG GAACCTGCGCCGGGTGTTTGACACAGTGAAGGCTGTGAACCAGGGCAGTAGGTCCCGGTCAGGCTCGCTCCATCGCCTCCCTGGGTCTCCTCCACCCTCTGTGGCTGGCAGTCCATCTGGCAGCCCCACTACAAACCGCCACCACTCGGATCGCTCTCATTT GTTGGAAGAGGCCtctggggaggaagaagagaagaaggtgggTTGCCCAGGCACCCCTGGGAGCCAGGACCTGGCACTGGCCCTGCAGCGGCTGGCAGCTTGGCAGGAGGCCCAGGTAGCCGAGCCAATCCTGGGGAAGCTGGATGGGGATGCTGAGAGTTCCAGCGGGGTCCTGACTCCCAGTGGGAGCCTTCTGTCATGCAGCTCAGATGCCCGTGGGGGCTCTATCTTCTCCATGGGCTCCCTTGCCTACCTGCCTGACAAACTGCAGATCGTCAAGCCGCTGGAAG GCTCGGTGACTCTGCACCACTGGCAGCAGCTGGCCCAGCCCCACCTGGCAGGGATCCTGGATCCTCGACCTGGTGTGCTAACCAAGGATTTCCATCAGCTAGATGTGGATGTGGAGAAGATATATAGTCTTCAGGACCctgaagaagatgaggaagaagaggagaaggctcCTCCGGCCCAGGATAAGGCCCATCCCCTAT TGTTGCACTCTGTTAACAATCTCCCCCAGACCCCAGCCACCTACACAATCACTACCTGCCGCCTGGTCCGCCCCTCCTCCGATGTCACCTTCGTCACCCCCAG ccTTTGCTATTCTGCCACCCCCTGCTGCAGTCCCGCAGAGGGCATAAGCCCCATCCACCCACCGCCTCCCCAGCCCCTGCTTTCTCTTCTGAAGGAACAGGGCATCTCCGCCATCACTGAGCCCACATTGTTTCCATCCCTGGTTCCTGGCTGGAGAGGCTGGCCTCTGGGAAGCTTTGGTCTAGCCAGAGAACGGCATCAAGATGGGTGGGGGATATCaagatggggtgggaggagggttgGCCAGGAGAGAACCAACGGCTTCAGCGTCAATTTGGTACAGAAGCTACGGCAGCTGGGACTGGACTGTGTGGTGGCCAGAGGGGCTTCAAAGGGATGGCACGTGGGGGCTCGAGAGCCCCCTGACCCTGGCCCAGCCCCCAGACAGGGGACAGGTTGA
- the GAST gene encoding gastrin: MRQLWGCVLISALALATFSEASPKPKALLQDTPPGPEATKSLGLRWPAALGSPSHHRRQLHPQDLPHLKTDLSKKQEPWLEEDAAYGWMDFGRRSAEEREQLS; the protein is encoded by the exons ATGCGGCAGCTGTGGGGGTGCGTGCTGATCTCTGCCCTGGCTCTGGCCACCTTCTCTGAAGCCTCTCCAAAGCCCAAAGCCCTGCTCCAGGATACTCCTCCAGGCCCTGAAGCCACTAAGAGCCTGGGACTGAGATGGCCAGCTGCTCTGGGCTCTCCTTCCCACCACCGGAGACAACTCCACCCTCAGGACCTTCCTCACCTCAAGACAG ATCTGTCCAAGAAGCAAGAACCATGGCTGGAAGAGGATGCAGCATATGGCTGGATGGACTTCGGACGCCGCAGTGCAGAGGAAAGGGAGCAGCTCTCCTAG